From one Pseudomonas fluorescens genomic stretch:
- the fliP gene encoding flagellar type III secretion system pore protein FliP (The bacterial flagellar biogenesis protein FliP forms a type III secretion system (T3SS)-type pore required for flagellar assembly.), which produces MGALRMMLTLLLMLAAPLALAADPLSIPAITLSSGADGQQEYSVSLQILLIMTALSFIPAFVVLMTSFTRIIIVFSILRQALGLQQTPSNQILNGMALFLTLFIMAPVFDRINQEAVQPYLAEKLSAQDAISKAQAPLKNFMLAQTRESDLDLFMRLSKRTDIASPDQAPLTILVPAFVTSELKTAFQIGFMIFIPFLIIDLVVASVLMAMGMMMLSPLIISLPFKIMLFVLVDGWALIMGTLAGSFGGV; this is translated from the coding sequence ATGGGCGCGTTGCGCATGATGTTGACGCTGCTGCTGATGCTGGCAGCGCCGCTGGCCCTGGCGGCTGATCCACTGTCGATTCCGGCTATCACCCTGTCCAGTGGGGCTGACGGCCAGCAGGAATACTCGGTCAGCCTGCAGATATTGCTGATCATGACGGCGCTGAGCTTCATTCCGGCGTTCGTCGTGCTGATGACCAGCTTCACCCGCATCATCATCGTCTTTTCCATTCTGCGCCAGGCCCTGGGCCTGCAGCAGACGCCGTCGAACCAGATCCTCAACGGCATGGCGCTGTTCCTGACCCTGTTCATCATGGCGCCGGTGTTCGATCGGATAAACCAGGAGGCCGTGCAGCCGTACCTGGCGGAGAAGCTCAGCGCCCAGGATGCGATCAGCAAGGCCCAGGCGCCGCTGAAGAACTTCATGCTGGCGCAGACCCGCGAGAGCGACCTGGACCTGTTCATGCGCCTGTCCAAGCGCACCGACATTGCCAGCCCGGATCAGGCGCCGCTGACCATCCTGGTGCCGGCCTTCGTCACCTCGGAGCTCAAGACCGCGTTCCAGATCGGTTTCATGATCTTCATTCCGTTCCTGATCATCGACCTGGTGGTGGCCAGTGTGCTGATGGCCATGGGTATGATGATGTTGTCGCCGCTGATCATCTCGTTGCCGTTCAAGATCATGCT
- the fliO gene encoding flagellar biosynthetic protein FliO, which produces MSRLLRNGLALVSGLYVDVALATTQPAAAVLAPAASGSAAGQLTQLVLGLLLVLGLIFVLAWLLRRVQNAAPGSGQVIEILGTRSLGPRDRLLLVQVGKAQILIGHSPGTIEALHVMAEPIEVPASARQATPEFAQRLMELMGKDQKGRS; this is translated from the coding sequence GTGAGCAGGCTCCTGCGCAACGGCCTGGCCCTGGTTAGCGGCCTGTATGTGGATGTTGCCCTGGCGACCACGCAGCCGGCGGCTGCGGTGCTGGCGCCGGCTGCCAGTGGCAGCGCGGCAGGGCAGTTGACCCAGCTGGTACTGGGCCTGCTGTTGGTGCTGGGGCTGATCTTCGTCCTGGCCTGGCTATTGCGCCGGGTACAGAACGCCGCGCCCGGCAGTGGTCAGGTCATCGAAATCCTCGGCACTCGTTCGCTGGGGCCGCGGGATCGCCTGTTGCTGGTCCAGGTCGGCAAGGCGCAGATTCTCATCGGTCATTCGCCGGGCACTATTGAAGCCCTGCATGTCATGGCCGAACCGATTGAAGTGCCCGCCAGTGCGCGCCAGGCAACACCGGAATTCGCCCAGCGGCTGATGGAGCTGATGGGCAAGGATCAGAAGGGAAGGTCGTGA
- the fliN gene encoding flagellar motor switch protein FliN, producing MANENDITSLEDQALADEWAAALEETGDAGQSDIDALLAADTASAPASNRLAMEEFGSSPRSNEQVTLDGPNLDVILDIPVSISMEVGSTEINIRNLLQLNQGSVIELDRLAGEPLDVLVNGTLIAHGEVVVVNEKFGIRLTDVISPSERIKKLR from the coding sequence ATGGCTAACGAAAACGACATCACCTCCCTGGAGGACCAGGCCCTGGCCGATGAGTGGGCTGCGGCCCTGGAAGAAACCGGCGACGCCGGCCAGTCCGACATCGACGCCTTGCTCGCCGCCGACACCGCCAGCGCACCGGCGTCCAACCGCCTGGCCATGGAAGAGTTCGGCAGCTCGCCGCGCAGCAACGAACAGGTCACCCTCGATGGCCCGAACCTGGATGTGATCCTGGACATTCCAGTGAGCATTTCCATGGAAGTGGGCAGCACCGAGATCAACATCCGCAACCTGCTGCAGCTCAACCAGGGTTCGGTAATCGAGCTCGACCGCCTGGCCGGCGAGCCGCTGGACGTGCTGGTCAATGGCACCCTGATCGCTCACGGTGAAGTGGTGGTGGTCAACGAAAAGTTCGGCATCCGCCTGACTGACGTGATCAGCCCAAGCGAACGCATCAAGAAGCTGCGCTGA